The Plectropomus leopardus isolate mb chromosome 7, YSFRI_Pleo_2.0, whole genome shotgun sequence genome window below encodes:
- the si:dkeyp-69b9.6 gene encoding uncharacterized protein si:dkeyp-69b9.6 produces the protein MFQFGKYNLDIIEMLSGHQAHQFKGLGLDRQLQHQQQVQLHQHQLQQQQQQQAESSGALLSGLGLGPLQGSRGNAFSDSASIFAKMSAPPPPPLQQQPSSSQSSRSKSSKMSSSSSSHSSGYPQFLRSFHPSEAALAQEQLHPGVGRFEHFAGGSSSSGSAGGLGGLVTSAPPPPPPLHPGLSVPQASSGPSSSSPSPSTSVATSNNPSSSSAVSSLGHQLVGAQSDARSLHQQFSCMLAANQYFLSGVPANASLEQFLVQQGTHNHLGIGLSQTGGEPSTSLAPPPALHSSHSHGHSTPQPQQATQQPQQQQLPPHTLSHPHSHSHHHPLHPGSQPSSLGGFDFQGIPVLSSNQIASLMQQEAGLPLPLPLHLSLSKDDGKGESSGGGSNSSSGSSSRRKKAMAGYLPQRKSDNSNTSSTGHGHGSHSGNPANSSNGGGLGHGQPPALIGTGVGLSNMSGDPSSLLASSSSSSSVVSSSSSSAPSSTAASVLVTNDSHLSKSDNQSSMQPNNTECDSEPVYSCGECGKSFPHLSSLRRHLRMHEPTTAGTSNSSTTGPNPIHIKTQSDPSLPHSTQETPQSSTNSCPSPDKIFHCPDCGKGFKKKGHLLQHGVLHSSARPYGCSTCSRAFNRRESLTRHEKIHEEKPFRCPACGRAFRESTSLLNHAASGTCGKPGYHDDHRSQGNPSPCYSGASPCGSGMAGPALRKAPLAPTLHPHSQSHNQHHHPQQQPHLPLSSLLDDSEDDVTSSVNNAISAITAASNSGNRGDDRGDIIGGLLGGLGLGPLGSPSSTSGMDKNFRGGGSQEAMSSNPQNPTAKPKRPRKPRAKKDPTAGGQPPKRRQYTPRMGPSGLPRTHLCSVCGKGFARRETLRRHDRIHTGEKPHHCTVCGKYFREAFHLSKHQTVHSGAKNYKCSICGKEFGYSQSLRRHSKLHQKGEMEEVPTTPAPENLNSFNPNPQCSVAQDRSQNQAPSTSSYYSYPQDVKPQDTNPQPQPPPPPQPQPPPPPRLYTCAICWKSFRHHFHLTAHHQTVHEGGGEKLFCCEVCGKAFAYSNSLTRHRQSQHGMTRPESSNPQEGSSGSGDNRGGSDVNQSASESEAATNALLQMAPSTEGHGGQSLSVVTHSHQQPPPQPPAGYSPLFYDAAAQSSASNAPVYCQPLPPNSTIMAPQHPHSPAGVKGEHIYPAGSRSRTLHTTAPFQPLTELPSTEHHHLHHHHHTSHHHLHHQPGTQPEPHQNLDCSVQLTHDEMRRHKKKKKKSNRKDWRENKWESQDIVRLDGSKKKRKISCTIRGQLNKKQGSLRLTIRRGGGSGGGGYKLVNTGGMKVQILSSLKVPVKRFGCPICPNSVFSRKAGLLIHMAVKHPQKALTTQERLRCSVCGKQSHRPLAAFIHRASHRAKGTFSCRRCSMRFWNATLLYRHKVSCRRRAKGLHRGDANRLKLSKRQGEKQPRDSQGEMPYLQGPYRY, from the exons ATGTTCCAATTTGGAAAATACAATCTGGACATTATAGAGATGTTAAGTGGGCACCAAGCCCACCAGTTTAAAGGCCTTGGTTTAGATCGACAACTTCAGCATCAACAGCAAGTGCAACTTCACCAGCATcaactccagcagcagcagcagcagcaggctgaaTCTTCTGGAGCTCTTCTGTCTGGACTTGGCTTGGGCCCCCTGCAGGGGTCAAGAGGTAACGCCTTTTCTGATTCTGCCTCCATTTTTGCCAAGATGAGTgcccctcctcccccaccttTACAACAACAGCCTTCCTCATCTCAGAGCTCTCGTTCAAAGTCAAGCaagatgagcagcagcagctcaagCCATTCTTCAGGCTACCCACAGTTCCTGCGCTCTTTCCACCCGTCTGAGGCAGCACTAGCACAGGAGCAGTTACACCCAGGTGTAGGTCGCTTTGAGCACTTTGCTGGGGGAAGTAGCAGTAGTGGGAGTGCTGGGGGATTAGGAGGATTAGTAACATCAGCacctccaccccctcctcctctgcatccCGGCCTCTCTGTCCCCCAGGCATCATCTggtccctcctcttcctctccttccccTTCAACATCTGTGGCCACCTCTAATAACCCCTCTAGCAGCAGTGCAGTCAGCTCATTGGGACACCAGTTGGTTGGGGCCCAGTCTGATGCACGAAGCCTTCACCAACAGTTTAGTTGCATGTTAGCCGCTAATCAGTATTTCCTCTCTGGGGTGCCTGCTAACGCTAGTTTAGAGCAATTTCTGGTACAACAGGGAACCCATAACCACTTAGGAATTGGTTTAAGTCAGACAGGCGGGGAGCCTAGCACTAGCCTCGCTCCGCCTCCCGCTTTGCATTCTTCTCACTCACATGGCCACTCCACTCCCCAGCCACAGCAGGCGACGCAGCAGCCCCAGCAGCAACAGCTTCCACCTCACACTCTTTCTCATCCTCACTCTCATTCCCATCACCACCCGCTCCACCCAGGCTCCCAGCCTTCATCGCTGGGTGGCTTTGACTTTCAGGGCATCCCTGTACTTTCGTCAAATCAGATAGCTTCTCTGATGCAGCAGGAAGCAGGTTTGCCGCTCCCTTTACCACTTCATTTATCTTTATCTAAGGATGACGGTAAAGGGGAAAGCAGTGGAGGTGGGAGTAATAGTAGCAGTGGCAGTAGCAGTAGGAGGAAGAAAGCTATGGCCGGCTATTTGCCACAGAGAAAATCTGATAATAGTAACACTAGCAGCACTGGGCATGGCCACGGCAGCCACAGTGGTAACCCCGCCAATAGTAGTAACGGCGGAGGGCTTGGTCATGGTCAGCCCCCAGCTTTAATTGGAACTGGGGTTGGTTTATCTAATATGAGCGGAGACCCATCATCCCTTCTTGCctcatcatcttcatcctcatcagtagtttcttcctcctcctcctctgctccctcttcCACTGCTGCCTCAGTACTGGTTACTAATGATTCGCACCTTTCTAAATCTGATAACCAGAGCTCAATGCAACCTAACAACACAGAGTGTGATTCAGAGCCCGTTTATAGCTGCGGAGAGTGTGGCAAAAGCTTCCCTCACCTTTCAAGCCTTCGCAGGCATTTGCGCATGCATGAGCCAACCACGGCAGGTACTAGCAATTCTTCCACTACTGGCCCCAACCCCATTCACATTAAAACGCAGTCTGACCCGAGCCTCCCCCATTCGACCCAAGAAACTCCCCAGTCCTCAACCAATTCTTGTCCTAGCCctgacaaaatatttcattGCCCCGATTGTGGCAAAGGCTTTAAGAAAAAAGGGCACCTCCTGCAACATGGAGTTTTACACTCGTCAGCCCGCCCGTATGGCTGCTCCACCTGCTCTCGGGCTTTTAATCGTAGAGAGTCACTGACACGCCATGAGAAGATACATGAGGAAAAGCCGTTCCGATGTCCCGCCTGTGGTCGTGCCTTCCGTGAGAGCACCTCTCTACTCAACCATGCTGCCTCAGGCACCTGCGGCAAGCCAG GCTACCATGATGATCATCGTTCTCAAGGTAATCCATCTCCATGCTACTCTGGTGCCTCCCCCTGTGGAAGTGGGATGGCGGGCCCAGCTCTGAGAAAGGCACCCTTGGCCCCAACACTGCATCCACACTCACAGAGCCACAACCAGCACCACCACCCGCAGCAACAGCCCCACCTGCCCCTTTCGTCTCTACTGGATGACTCAGAGGATGATGTCACTAGCTCTGTCAATAATGCAATCTCAGCTATAACAGCAGCTAGTAACAGTGGAAATAGAGGGGATGATAGGGGAGACATCATAGGAGGTCTTCTAGGTGGTCTTGGTTTAGGTCCTCTGGGCTCACCTTCATCTACATCTGGTATGGATAAGAATTTCAGAGGTGGTGGGAGCcaggaggcaatgagcagcaatCCACAGAATCCTACCGCCAAACCAAAACGTCCTCGCAAACCCAGAGCTAAAAAAGATCCCACTGCTGGTGGACAGCCCCCTAAACGTAGGCAATACACCCCCAGAATGGGGCCCAGTGGCCTCCCACGCACTCACCTCTGCAGCGTCTGTGGTAAGGGATTTGCACGTCGCGAAACCCTACGCAGGCACGACCGCATCCACACCGGAGAGAAGCCGCATCACTGCACTGTTTGTGGAAAGTATTTCCGAGAGGCTTTTCACCTCAGCAAGCATCAAACAGTCCACTCCGGggcaaaaaattacaaatgcaGCATCTGTGGGAAAGAGTTCGGTTACTCCCAGAGCCTCAGGAGGCACAGCAAACTCCACCAGAAAGGGGAGATGGAAGAGGTGCCTACGACACCCGCTCCGGAGAACCTCAACAGCTTTAACCCAAACCCTCAATGTAGCGTGGCCCAAGACAGAAGCCAGAACCAAGCACCAAGCACCTCATCCTATTACTCCTACCCTCAAGACGTCAAGCCACAAGACACCAACCCCCAGCCGcaacctccacctccaccccagCCCCAGCCCCCACCTCCGCCTCGCCTCTACACCTGTGCTATTTGTTGGAAGTCCTTCCGCCACCACTTCCACCTGACTGCCCATCACCAGACGGTTCATGAAGGCGGGGGTGAAAAGCTCTTCTGCTGTGAGGTGTGTGGAAAAGCGTTTGCTTACTCCAACAGCCTCACCCGACATAGGCAGTCGCAGCACGGTATGACCCGCCCTGAATCATCAAACCCGCAAGAAGGCAGCAGCGGGTCTGGAGACAACAGAGGTGGAAGCGATGTTAATCAGTCAGCATCAGAGAGCGAGGCTGCTACCAATGCCCTGCTACAGATGGCGCCTTCCACAGAAGGCCACGGAGGGCAGAGTCTTAGTGTTGTCACTCATAGCCACCAACAGCCACCTCCGCAACCACCAGCTGGTTACTCCCCCCTCTTTTACGATGCAGCAGCCCAATCTTCAGCCTCTAATGCTCCAGTTTACTGTCAGCCTCTGCCTCCAAATTCCACAATCATGGCCCCCCAGCACCCGCATTCCCCAGCCGGGGTGAAAGGAGAGCACATATACCCAGCTGGATCCCGTAGCCGTACGCTCCACACCACCGCCCCGTTCCAGCCCCTCACGGAACTGCCCTCCACTGAACATCATcatctgcatcatcatcatcataccTCCCACCATCATCTCCATCATCAGCCAGGCACTCAGCCAGAACCTCACCAAAACCTCGACTGCAGTGTCCAGTTAACACACGATGAAATGAGAcgacacaagaagaaaaaaaaaaagtccaacagGAAAGATTGGAGGGAAAATAAGTGGGAGTCCCAAGATATAGTCAGATTGGATGGCagcaaaaagaagagaaagataAGTTGTACAATAAGAGGGCAgttgaataaaaaacaaggcTCTCTCCGTTTGACAATTAGGCGAGGAGGAGGATCAGGCGGCGGTGGGTATAAGCTTGTCAACACTGGCGGGATGAAGGTGCAGATCCTGTCGTCTCTCAAAGTCCCTGTGAAACGTTTCGGCTGTCCTATATGCCCCAATTCTGTGTTTTCCCGTAAAGCGGGACTGCTAATCCACATGGCAGTTAAACACCCACAGAAAGCCTTGACCACTCAGGAGCGGCTAAGGTGCAGCGTATGTGGGAAGCAGTCTCACAGGCCTTTGGCAGCTTTCATCCATCGGGCCTCCCATCGCGCCAAAGGGACTTTCTCCTGCCGGCGCTGCTCCATGCGCTTCTGGAATGCCACACTGCTCTACAGGCACAAGGTGTCCTGCCGCCGCAGGGCTAAAGGACTGCACCGAGGAGACGCTAACAGGCTGAAGCTTTCAAAAAGACAAGGAGAGAAACAGCCCCGAGACAGTCAGGGGGAGATGCCATACCTACAGGGACCATACAGATACTGA
- the LOC121945139 gene encoding protein shisa-7 → MTPTANLRVLAVSLLSLLTAPLTTVAETSPSPPPQHIDRSGRPFTEQPKIGPSPSLLLLAMQANIRPAALQGRTKTPEKLPETSEGVLEAPPRPLPQIMFPKNVTSSDALAPPLGAAQVAPIRPRIIDIWMDVCRGYYDVMGHFDSAFNCSKDTFVYCCGTCHYRFCCPERSRQLEQDSCKNYDSPDWAKPQTDAMMLPEELGPDPDFDPLKQQSHNTGFVIGGVIVFMVAVAVGIKVVFNKVQQEANQRDLNMPRALVDMLRHQSSPVQQDERNNSVALAVGDGTGTLGRPPKNLYAPGLPSKDNRLGNLQHNFIHSSGTSPKHTATIERTPRMNNAQLAAGGTLLSSKHNNTKSQPSFHHSLHNLAQLPPSYESATKPELNRYSSLKRLEKGLDEYSSGYCTTKRRPHTAQPALQSSQHHLHWGGDYTLSGRGTLPRHAVRPWIPPPPSGMPASPTPNPYPLDPPEPQYNQYDTLSKPARKVKSTDQLLNMGDVPGNTGTLSRLSKNQQHQYYKAMAASNKNSNTQTLTRKTQDRRGDRGGREDRQERQERQDRLLMSPDHLEERMGGMGVVDPYAHTGGIVPTLPRQQKAQSQQNVCATPSLDRHHMIKMNSHPTSGREQERNTAMTGHMSGGMGWAGEMPGQGVVMGTGTLGGHSARRMAFAAKRQNTIEQLHFIPGGGGSGGGSAGSGGGGGSQGIRTGSKNEVTV, encoded by the exons ATGACGCCCACCGCCAATCTCCGAGTCCTCGCTGTCTCCCTGCTCTCCCTCCTTACTGCCCCGCTCACCACTGTTGCCGAGACCTCTCCGTCCCCCCCTCCTCAGCACATAGACCGCTCAGGGAGGCCTTTCACTGAGCAGCCCAAGATCGGCCCCAGCCCGTCTCTGCTGCTCCTCGCCATGCAGGCCAACATTAGGCCAGCTGCTCTCCAAGGCAGGACCAAAACCCCAGAGAAACTTCCAGAAACCTCAGAGGGAGTTCTGGAGGCGCCTCCAAGACCCCTTCCCCAGATCATGTTCCCCAAGAATGTGACTTCATCAGATGCTCTTGCACCTCCCTTAGGTGCCGCCCAGGTAGCGCCCATTCGACCCCGCATCATAGACATATGGATGGATGTATGTCGGGGTTATTACGACGTAATGGGACACTTTGACAGCGCTTTCAACTGCTCCAAGGACACCTTCGTGTATTGCTGTGGAACCTGCCACTACCGCTTCTGCTGCCCAGAGCGAAGCCGGCAACTGGAGCAGGACAGCTGTAAAAACTATGACTCTCCAGACTGGGCCAAGCCGCAGACAGACGCCATGATGCTACCAGAGGAACTAGGTCCCGACCCAGACTTTGATCCACTGAAGCAGCAGAGCCACAACACAGGCTTCGTCATCGGGGGCGTGATCGTGTTCATGGTGGCTGTCGCTGTGGGCATTAAGGTGGTCTTCAACAAGGTGCAACAAGAAGCCAACCAACGGGACCTCAACATGCCCAG AGCCCTGGTTGACATGTTGCGGCACCAGTCGAGTCCAGTCCAGCAGGATGAGAGGAACAACAGCGTGGCTCTGGCTGTAGGGGATGGAACAGGGACGCTGGGGAGACCTCCAAAAAATCTGTATGCCCCAGGACTGCCCAGCAAGGACAACAgat TGGGCAATCTGCAGCACAATTTCATCCACTCATCAGGCACCAGCCCCAAACACACGGCGACTATCG AGCGCACCCCTCGGATGAACAATGCTCAGCTGGCAGCTGGAGGCACCCTGCTTTCcagtaaacacaacaacacCAAATCCCAGCCTTCCTTCCATCACTCCCTGCACAACCTGGCTCAGCTGCCGCCCTCCTATGAGAGCGCCACCAAGCCTGAGCTCAACAGATACTCCTCGCTCAAACGCCTCG AGAAAGGTCTTGATGAGTACTCGTCTGGTTACTGCACCACCAAGCGCCGGCCCCACACAGCCCAGCCGGCCCTCCAGTCCTCTCAGCACCACCTCCACTGGGGTGGAGACTACACCCTCAGTGGGAGAGGAACCCTCCCGAGGCACGCAGTCCGTCCCTGGATCCCTCCGCCACCTTCTGGCATGCCGGCCTCACCCACCCCCAATCCGTACCCTCTGGATCCTCCAGAGCCCCAGTACAACCAGTACGACACTCTCTCCAAGCCGGCGAGGAAAGTGAAGTCCACCGACCAGCTGCTCAACATGGGTGACGTCCCTGGCAACACTGGGACCCTGTCCAGGTTGTCCAAGAACCAGCAGCACCAGTACTACAAAGCCATGGCTGCCTCCAATAAGAACTCCAACACGCAGACGCTCACCAGGAAGACCCAGGACAGG AGGGGGGACAGGGGGGGAAGGGAGGACAGgcaggagagacaggagagacaggATCGGCTGCTCATGTCCCCAGACCACTTGGAGGAGAGGATGGGCGGGATGGGGGTCGTAGATCCGTACGCCCACACGGGAGGCATCGTCCCCACGCTGCCTCGCCAGCAGAAGGCCCAGTCCCAGCAGAACGTCTGCGCCACGCCCTCCCTCGACCGGCACCACATGATCAAGATGAACTCTCACCCCACGTCCGGACGGGAGCAGGAGAGGAACACGGCCATGACGGGGCACATGAGCGGGGGCATGGGCTGGGCGGGGGAGATGCCCGGGCAAGGGGTCGTCATGGGAACGGGAACACTAGGGGGCCACAGCGCCAGGAGGATGGCTTTTGCAGCGAAAAGGCAGAACACCATCGAGCAGCTACATTTCATACCGGGAGGTGGCGGCAGCGGCGGGGGGTCGgcaggaagtggaggaggaggagggagtcaGGGGATCAGGACGGGGAGTAAAAATGAGGTGACAGTGTGA